A genomic window from Synechococcus sp. WH 8016 includes:
- a CDS encoding histidine phosphatase family protein, which translates to MGHERQIWLLRHGATEWAKNGRHTGNTDLPLLPEGEEEARLLAPALTSHRFAAVFSSPLQRAKRTCELGGLGQQRRIMESLREWDYGDYEGITTPEIRKSIPNWTVWSHGCPNGEDAEAVQQRCEQSITSALAEPGEGDVALFAHGHLLRALTGTWLGLGATGGRLFQLGTGTICILGFERGQRAITRWNAPTNGLF; encoded by the coding sequence ATGGGCCATGAACGTCAGATCTGGTTGCTTCGACACGGAGCCACTGAATGGGCCAAAAATGGACGGCACACCGGCAACACCGATTTGCCCTTGCTGCCGGAGGGCGAAGAAGAGGCCAGGCTGCTTGCGCCTGCCCTCACATCCCATCGGTTTGCAGCTGTGTTTAGTTCACCGCTTCAACGGGCAAAACGCACCTGCGAACTCGGTGGCCTAGGCCAACAACGACGGATCATGGAAAGCTTGCGCGAATGGGATTACGGCGATTACGAAGGAATCACAACCCCTGAGATTCGCAAGAGCATTCCGAACTGGACGGTCTGGAGCCATGGCTGCCCCAATGGAGAAGATGCGGAAGCCGTTCAACAACGCTGTGAACAATCCATTACCAGCGCCCTAGCGGAGCCGGGGGAAGGGGATGTTGCCTTATTCGCCCACGGACATTTGCTTCGTGCGCTGACAGGCACCTGGTTGGGACTCGGAGCAACCGGTGGGCGCCTGTTCCAGCTCGGCACAGGAACGATTTGCATCCTGGGCTTCGAGCGAGGGCAACGTGCGATCACCCGCTGGAATGCCCCTACCAATGGCTTGTTTTAG
- a CDS encoding acylphosphatase — protein sequence MARRSRNRGESDSDRFIKATRQRQQPLKERWRFLIEGSVQGVGFRNSCRRRALDLELCGWVRNLKDGRVEVQAEGGEMALNEFRLWCERGPSTATVKRVLLSKMPVTGNDWFDIRA from the coding sequence ATGGCGCGACGCTCTCGAAACCGTGGCGAATCAGATAGCGACCGATTCATAAAGGCCACGCGTCAGAGACAACAGCCCTTGAAGGAGCGCTGGCGGTTCCTGATCGAAGGCAGCGTGCAAGGGGTGGGATTCAGAAACAGCTGCCGGCGACGCGCCCTCGACCTCGAACTTTGCGGTTGGGTTCGAAATCTCAAGGACGGGAGAGTGGAGGTTCAGGCCGAAGGAGGCGAAATGGCCTTGAACGAATTTCGTCTGTGGTGTGAGCGCGGCCCGAGCACGGCAACCGTCAAAAGGGTGCTGCTCTCCAAAATGCCCGTCACGGGCAATGACTGGTTTGACATTCGGGCTTAA
- a CDS encoding cobyrinate a,c-diamide synthase, with amino-acid sequence MACVIAAPSSSSGKTLLSLSLIAWAQQKGLSIQPFKVGPDYLDPQLLGASAGRPCRNLDLPLCGPDWVKTSFHGYGGRCDLALVEGVMGLFDGIGSTGEGSSAAVAKHLQLPVVLVVDAGGQARSLAALVSGFRDLDPDLHFAGVVLNRVSTERHRSLLEEVLAAINVPCLGCLPRDSSLDLPSRHLGLAPAHELDQLNVRLGQWAAIADQHLQMGVFERLMQAPTPGPEPIQTVLAKALAEDSKREPLPVAVAQDNAFHFRYPEMQDCLEAMGMPVIPWHPLEDEPLPQEAYGLVIPGGFPELHAKQLSRCQQSLSGLRDWLQHKPLYAECGGMLMLGTSLMDGEGETHAMAGVLPFHAQRGTLQVGYRRLTASCDSLLLKAGDQWMGHEFHRWQLSEEPVGRWQSLWQVDGWHVDRREEGWALPTVHASWVHLHWASSSTISCRWRDALETVANQIATDS; translated from the coding sequence ATGGCCTGTGTGATCGCTGCTCCCTCTAGCAGCAGCGGCAAAACCCTGCTCAGCCTCAGCCTGATCGCTTGGGCGCAACAGAAGGGATTGAGCATTCAACCCTTCAAGGTGGGACCCGATTACCTCGACCCCCAACTGCTTGGGGCCAGTGCGGGGCGCCCATGCCGCAACTTGGATCTGCCCTTGTGCGGACCCGACTGGGTGAAGACCAGTTTCCATGGCTATGGAGGTCGCTGCGACCTAGCCCTCGTGGAGGGGGTGATGGGGCTGTTCGATGGGATCGGCTCAACCGGAGAAGGGAGCAGCGCCGCCGTGGCCAAACACCTTCAGTTGCCGGTGGTGTTGGTGGTGGATGCCGGCGGCCAGGCGCGATCACTCGCCGCGCTCGTGAGCGGATTTCGTGATCTTGACCCCGACCTGCATTTCGCAGGTGTGGTGCTCAATCGCGTGAGCACGGAGCGCCATCGCTCCCTTCTTGAAGAGGTGTTGGCGGCGATCAATGTGCCATGCCTGGGGTGCCTTCCGCGGGATTCAAGCCTCGATCTCCCCAGTCGACATTTGGGCTTGGCACCAGCCCATGAACTAGATCAACTGAACGTTCGCCTGGGGCAATGGGCGGCGATCGCTGATCAACATCTCCAGATGGGGGTTTTTGAGCGGTTGATGCAAGCGCCAACGCCAGGTCCAGAACCGATACAAACCGTGTTGGCCAAGGCTCTGGCAGAGGACAGCAAGCGAGAGCCCCTACCAGTGGCCGTCGCCCAAGACAACGCGTTTCATTTCCGTTACCCCGAGATGCAGGATTGCCTCGAGGCGATGGGGATGCCAGTGATCCCTTGGCACCCCTTGGAGGATGAACCGTTACCGCAAGAGGCCTATGGACTGGTGATCCCAGGAGGCTTCCCAGAACTCCACGCCAAACAACTCAGCCGTTGCCAACAAAGCCTGTCAGGACTGCGCGACTGGCTGCAACACAAACCGCTGTATGCCGAATGTGGCGGCATGTTGATGTTGGGCACCAGCCTGATGGACGGGGAAGGAGAAACCCATGCCATGGCGGGCGTCTTGCCGTTTCACGCCCAACGCGGGACATTGCAGGTGGGATATCGCCGCCTAACGGCAAGCTGTGACAGCTTGCTTTTGAAGGCAGGTGATCAGTGGATGGGGCATGAATTTCACCGCTGGCAACTCAGCGAGGAACCTGTGGGCAGATGGCAATCGCTGTGGCAGGTTGATGGCTGGCATGTTGATCGCAGAGAAGAAGGATGGGCACTTCCAACCGTTCACGCAAGCTGGGTGCATCTTCACTGGGCCAGCTCATCGACGATCTCATGCCGATGGCGCGACGCTCTCGAAACCGTGGCGAATCAGATAGCGACCGATTCATAA
- a CDS encoding glucose-6-phosphate dehydrogenase assembly protein OpcA, translating to MSPQLTLQTPLELPPSEVPHYLDQLWSGDQESSIGAHTFCLLIWQPAWVEQQLVRTGRLGGPIMGVQRDEVEKAGRKAVLDLDLPLSTPPLGSSVSNSLAKIDGSQTSDDLRGQHVDGALSALRPRRLITLAPSLDSSRPLETLVAAYCPLPEEGGGTVACGDVVVLRGGTGALREGLNTLQPLLPEDLPSWVWWNGPLDESPELLEQLSIAPRRLILDSALGDPSYCLTLLANRLASGQAVNDLNWLRLGSWHQTLAMVFDPPQRRDALSHVVQLDIDVEGDHPVQGLLLASWIADRLGWTLKTTHRHEAKTSDSTISAVFQRPDGTEVPLRVSPVPMGQPSIHPGQIVGLRIISKPEQGGAMCVILCAESGGCMRLEAGGMASMELVEEVVPLLHTHVEADMARLLEGGHDSSNPLLAAAAPLAAKLLS from the coding sequence ATGTCTCCTCAGCTCACGCTTCAAACCCCCCTCGAGCTACCCCCTTCGGAAGTTCCTCATTACCTCGATCAGCTGTGGTCCGGCGATCAAGAAAGCAGCATTGGGGCTCACACCTTCTGCCTGTTGATCTGGCAGCCGGCATGGGTGGAACAGCAACTGGTCCGCACAGGAAGACTCGGGGGCCCAATCATGGGCGTGCAACGCGATGAGGTGGAAAAGGCTGGACGGAAAGCGGTGCTCGATCTTGATCTGCCCCTCAGCACCCCGCCGCTGGGAAGCTCGGTATCTAACAGCCTGGCCAAAATTGATGGCAGCCAAACCAGTGATGACCTTCGTGGTCAACATGTGGACGGGGCCTTGAGTGCCCTGAGGCCACGGCGCTTGATCACCCTTGCCCCCAGCCTGGATTCCAGCCGCCCGTTAGAAACCCTGGTGGCCGCCTATTGCCCCTTACCGGAAGAGGGCGGGGGCACGGTTGCTTGTGGAGATGTGGTGGTGCTCCGCGGCGGAACTGGAGCCCTGCGAGAGGGACTCAACACCTTGCAGCCCCTGCTTCCTGAAGACCTGCCCTCCTGGGTGTGGTGGAACGGACCCCTCGATGAGTCGCCTGAGCTACTGGAGCAGCTCTCGATCGCGCCTCGCAGGCTGATTCTCGATTCCGCTCTTGGTGATCCTTCTTACTGCCTAACCCTGCTCGCCAATAGGCTCGCAAGCGGCCAAGCCGTCAATGACCTGAACTGGTTAAGGCTGGGCAGCTGGCATCAAACCCTGGCGATGGTGTTCGATCCGCCGCAGCGTCGCGATGCCCTCAGCCATGTGGTGCAACTCGACATTGATGTTGAGGGAGATCACCCGGTCCAAGGCCTGCTGCTGGCCTCTTGGATCGCCGATCGACTGGGCTGGACCCTGAAGACCACCCATCGGCATGAGGCCAAAACCAGCGATTCCACGATCAGCGCCGTGTTCCAACGTCCCGATGGAACCGAAGTGCCGCTACGGGTGTCTCCCGTACCCATGGGGCAACCCAGTATTCATCCGGGACAAATCGTGGGGCTGCGGATCATTTCTAAACCCGAACAGGGTGGGGCGATGTGTGTGATTCTCTGCGCGGAATCCGGAGGTTGCATGCGCCTCGAAGCCGGGGGCATGGCCAGCATGGAACTCGTGGAAGAGGTGGTGCCCTTGCTTCATACCCATGTGGAAGCCGACATGGCTCGACTGCTTGAGGGTGGGCACGATTCCTCCAACCCGCTCTTGGCGGCGGCGGCCCCTCTAGCTGCCAAGCTTCTCAGTTGA
- the zwf gene encoding glucose-6-phosphate dehydrogenase, with protein sequence MTATITNPLRVGLRQERVIAPQCLVIFGASGDLTHRKLVPALFELFQQRRLPSEFALLGCARRPWSDEEFRSKMAEAMGDKVRDHPEAWEQFSAGMFYEPVDLQKPEDVVKLGGRLQEIDRLRATRSNRTFYLSVSPKFYASGCRALADAGLLKDPQRSRVVIEKPFGRDYGSAQSLNRVVQGCGQENQIFRIDHYLGKETVQNIMVMRFANAIFEPIWNRNYISSVQITASETVGVEERAGYYETSGALRDMVQNHLTQMLAITAMETPGRFDPEAIRSEKAKVLQAARLADELEPWNCCIRGQYGPGGSDGAPLSGYRQEPGVDPHSTTETYVAMKLFIDNWRWQGVPFYVRTGKRLAKRLSEVVLTFREAPVHLFDAAGGSPTANQLILRIQPDEGAEFKFEVKSPGSGMRSRPVEMEFSYDESFGEPSDEGYVRLLADAMLSDPTLFTRSDEVEAAWRLYTPLLELIEDSPWKLPIHPYESRTWGPAAADALLAQDGLLWRRP encoded by the coding sequence ATGACCGCAACGATCACGAACCCACTGAGGGTTGGGCTGCGACAGGAGCGGGTGATCGCTCCCCAGTGCCTGGTGATTTTTGGAGCAAGCGGCGACCTTACCCATCGCAAGCTGGTTCCAGCCCTCTTTGAGTTGTTTCAGCAACGACGACTTCCCAGCGAATTTGCCCTCCTGGGCTGCGCCAGAAGGCCTTGGAGCGACGAAGAATTCCGCAGCAAAATGGCTGAGGCAATGGGTGACAAGGTTCGCGACCATCCCGAGGCGTGGGAGCAATTTTCCGCCGGAATGTTTTACGAACCAGTGGACCTTCAGAAACCTGAAGACGTCGTGAAACTCGGGGGTCGCCTTCAGGAGATCGACCGTCTTAGAGCCACACGAAGCAACCGCACCTTTTACCTGTCGGTGTCACCGAAGTTTTATGCCAGTGGCTGCCGCGCTCTGGCCGATGCAGGCCTGTTGAAGGATCCCCAACGCAGTCGCGTTGTGATTGAAAAACCATTCGGACGGGACTACGGCAGCGCCCAATCCCTCAACAGGGTGGTTCAAGGCTGCGGCCAAGAGAACCAGATCTTTCGCATCGACCACTACCTCGGCAAGGAAACGGTCCAAAACATCATGGTGATGCGGTTCGCCAACGCGATTTTCGAGCCCATCTGGAATCGGAACTACATCTCCAGCGTTCAGATCACGGCCTCGGAAACGGTGGGAGTCGAAGAGCGGGCCGGTTACTACGAAACGTCGGGTGCCCTGCGCGACATGGTGCAAAACCACCTCACCCAAATGTTGGCGATTACCGCCATGGAAACCCCTGGTCGCTTTGATCCAGAAGCCATCCGCAGTGAAAAGGCCAAGGTTCTTCAAGCGGCACGCCTGGCTGATGAACTTGAACCCTGGAACTGCTGCATCCGCGGGCAATACGGACCTGGCGGCAGCGACGGCGCTCCCCTCAGCGGCTACCGGCAAGAACCAGGCGTCGATCCCCACAGCACCACGGAGACGTACGTGGCGATGAAGCTGTTCATCGACAACTGGCGCTGGCAGGGCGTTCCTTTTTATGTGCGCACCGGCAAACGCCTCGCCAAGCGCCTGAGCGAAGTGGTGTTGACCTTCCGCGAAGCCCCCGTTCACCTCTTCGATGCTGCCGGTGGCAGTCCAACGGCCAACCAGCTCATCCTGCGCATTCAGCCCGATGAAGGTGCTGAATTCAAATTTGAAGTGAAATCTCCAGGCTCAGGGATGCGCAGCCGGCCTGTCGAGATGGAATTTTCCTATGACGAGTCCTTTGGCGAACCATCGGATGAGGGCTATGTACGCCTTCTCGCAGACGCCATGTTGAGCGATCCAACGCTCTTCACCCGGAGCGATGAGGTGGAGGCAGCTTGGAGGCTTTACACCCCTCTGCTGGAACTGATCGAAGACAGCCCCTGGAAACTGCCTATTCACCCCTACGAGTCACGCACCTGGGGACCTGCCGCTGCCGATGCCCTGTTAGCCCAAGACGGTCTGCTCTGGCGTCGCCCCTAG
- a CDS encoding FAD-binding oxidoreductase has protein sequence MRVSASPQTTSDERAFTIVFTGLGGRRAELSRLNVSYSRLRDTMCVLLSRGARIQSVSPAGSEPAAAPVKSAPPVSAPVTTSKPKAAAQAVPVNLYKPKAPFLGTVTENYSLLKEGAIGRVQHITFDLSGGDPHLEYVEGQSIGIVPAGEDAKGKPHKLRLYSIASTRHGDNLEGNTVSLCVRHLQYEKDGETINGVCSTYLCDVEPGTKVKITGPVGKEMLLPEDEEANVIMLATGTGIAPMRTYLRRMFEPKERAENGWNFRGKAWLFMGAPKTANLLYDEDFLHYEKEYPDNFRYTKAISREQQNPKGGRMYIQDRVSEHAEEIFAMIEDPKTHVYMCGLRGMEPGIDEAMSAAAEAKGLDWSELRPKLKKAHRWHVETY, from the coding sequence ATGCGAGTAAGCGCGTCTCCTCAGACAACCTCTGATGAAAGGGCATTCACGATTGTCTTCACAGGCTTGGGTGGGCGTCGCGCAGAGCTATCTCGCTTAAACGTCTCTTACAGCCGCCTTCGGGACACAATGTGCGTGCTTCTCTCCAGGGGAGCGCGCATCCAGTCGGTGAGTCCAGCGGGCTCAGAGCCGGCAGCCGCACCCGTTAAATCCGCACCCCCAGTCTCTGCACCTGTGACTACTTCCAAACCCAAGGCCGCAGCCCAAGCTGTGCCAGTCAATCTGTACAAGCCCAAAGCTCCCTTCCTCGGAACAGTCACTGAAAATTATTCCCTTCTCAAAGAGGGAGCGATTGGCCGCGTGCAGCACATCACCTTCGATTTGAGCGGTGGTGATCCACACCTTGAATACGTTGAGGGTCAGAGCATCGGCATCGTTCCTGCTGGTGAAGATGCCAAAGGCAAGCCCCACAAACTGCGTCTGTACTCGATTGCCAGTACGCGCCACGGCGACAATCTCGAGGGCAACACGGTGTCCCTCTGTGTACGCCATCTCCAGTACGAAAAGGATGGAGAAACCATCAACGGCGTTTGCTCGACCTACCTCTGCGACGTTGAGCCCGGCACCAAGGTCAAAATCACAGGGCCTGTTGGCAAGGAAATGCTTCTTCCCGAGGACGAAGAAGCCAATGTGATCATGCTGGCCACCGGCACAGGAATCGCCCCCATGCGCACCTATCTGCGTCGCATGTTTGAGCCAAAAGAACGGGCAGAGAACGGTTGGAATTTCCGAGGCAAAGCCTGGTTGTTTATGGGAGCACCTAAAACAGCCAACCTGCTTTATGACGAGGACTTCCTCCATTACGAGAAGGAATATCCCGACAATTTCCGCTACACCAAAGCCATCAGCCGCGAACAGCAGAATCCAAAGGGCGGCCGGATGTACATCCAAGACCGCGTGTCTGAGCATGCTGAGGAGATTTTCGCGATGATCGAAGATCCCAAAACCCACGTCTATATGTGTGGCCTACGTGGGATGGAGCCCGGCATTGATGAAGCCATGTCCGCAGCAGCCGAAGCGAAGGGGCTCGACTGGTCCGAACTTCGCCCCAAACTGAAGAAAGCTCACCGCTGGCACGTTGAGACTTACTAA
- a CDS encoding SRPBCC family protein, with amino-acid sequence MSSNHQPIEQTVERMADGVRRLAAQLLTPVSADQIWAVLTDYDQLSTFIPNLASSRLLLREGNKVHLQQEGCQQFLGMKFSASVELELEEFLSEGALRFKMKKGDFRRFEGTWRLRTMPDATALFYELTVQGCLGMPIGLIEQRLRDDLTTNLKAVEAEARRRAAH; translated from the coding sequence ATGTCTTCGAATCACCAGCCCATTGAACAAACCGTTGAGAGGATGGCTGATGGCGTTCGTCGCCTCGCCGCTCAGCTGTTAACGCCAGTTTCAGCCGATCAGATTTGGGCTGTTCTGACGGATTACGACCAACTCAGTACTTTCATTCCCAATCTTGCAAGCAGTCGTTTGCTGCTTCGAGAGGGCAACAAAGTGCATTTGCAGCAAGAGGGGTGTCAGCAATTTCTAGGAATGAAGTTTTCGGCTTCCGTTGAGCTAGAGCTCGAAGAATTTCTTTCTGAAGGGGCGCTGAGATTCAAGATGAAGAAGGGCGACTTCCGGCGGTTTGAGGGAACCTGGCGGTTGAGAACCATGCCTGACGCCACAGCCCTTTTCTACGAACTCACCGTGCAGGGCTGTTTAGGAATGCCCATCGGCCTGATCGAACAACGGCTGCGGGACGATCTCACGACCAACCTCAAAGCTGTTGAAGCGGAAGCGCGACGCAGAGCAGCTCACTAA
- a CDS encoding histidine kinase, translated as MDGIDRNPRQQLSLLLVAGRHHLSSRDLRELVEFLQNEDCGFDVSLQISDPTQQPELLELHRLVVTPSLVKLQPQPKQVFAGSSIFQQLRGWLPRWQQDEVVSGLGLSLKPTELDGSRTQRELQLEDQLLVLRQENETLIDRLEAQERLLRMVAHELRTPLTAATLAVQSQQLGQIDIHRFRDVLKRRLEEIALLSKDLLEVGSTRWEALFNPQRLDLASVAAEAILELEKLWLGRDVTIHTDIPADLPKVFADQRRMRQVLLNLLENALKYTPNGGLISLTMLHRTSQWVQVSISDSGPGIPEEEQQRIFLDRVRLPQTSAGASGFGVGLSVCRRIVEVHGGRIWVISEPDKGACFTFNVPVWQGQGQEKENVALTEGQAEP; from the coding sequence GTGGATGGGATTGATCGCAATCCGCGCCAACAATTGAGTTTGTTACTCGTTGCCGGTCGCCACCATTTGTCCAGCCGCGACCTTCGCGAGTTGGTGGAATTTCTGCAGAACGAAGATTGCGGGTTCGATGTCAGTCTTCAAATCTCAGATCCAACCCAACAACCTGAGTTGCTGGAACTGCACCGCCTGGTGGTGACACCATCACTGGTGAAGCTGCAACCACAACCAAAGCAGGTGTTTGCGGGAAGCAGCATCTTTCAACAACTGCGGGGCTGGTTGCCGCGCTGGCAGCAGGACGAGGTGGTGAGCGGACTTGGTTTAAGTCTTAAACCCACAGAACTGGATGGCAGCCGCACCCAACGGGAGCTCCAACTCGAAGATCAGTTGTTGGTGCTGCGTCAGGAAAACGAAACATTGATTGATCGCCTGGAAGCGCAAGAGCGCTTGCTGAGGATGGTGGCCCATGAACTACGGACGCCACTCACCGCTGCGACTCTTGCCGTACAAAGCCAGCAATTAGGCCAGATCGATATCCATCGCTTCAGGGATGTCCTCAAAAGACGCCTCGAGGAAATCGCCCTGCTGTCGAAAGATCTGCTGGAAGTGGGAAGCACACGCTGGGAAGCCCTGTTCAACCCTCAGCGCCTTGATTTAGCCAGTGTGGCCGCTGAAGCGATTCTGGAACTGGAGAAACTCTGGCTCGGCAGAGATGTGACCATCCACACCGACATCCCTGCTGATCTGCCCAAGGTGTTTGCGGATCAACGCAGGATGCGCCAGGTGCTCCTCAATTTGCTGGAAAACGCCCTGAAGTACACACCCAACGGAGGCTTGATCTCCTTGACCATGCTTCACCGCACCAGTCAGTGGGTGCAGGTGAGCATCAGCGACAGCGGACCAGGCATTCCGGAAGAAGAGCAGCAGCGCATTTTTCTTGACCGGGTCCGGCTTCCTCAAACATCAGCTGGGGCCTCGGGTTTTGGGGTTGGACTCTCGGTTTGCCGGCGCATTGTGGAAGTGCATGGCGGCAGGATCTGGGTGATCTCGGAACCAGACAAAGGAGCCTGCTTCACCTTCAACGTGCCCGTCTGGCAGGGGCAAGGTCAAGAGAAGGAGAACGTTGCCTTGACGGAGGGTCAGGCTGAACCGTAA